The Impatiens glandulifera unplaced genomic scaffold, dImpGla2.1, whole genome shotgun sequence genome segment tttgatttaattgttGATAAAATGTTTGAGTTTTAGGATAAAAACTAAGTTTTATCTCAAAAACTTTTCATCAAAAGAACTCTTTATCTTCTTCCTGATTCAGAATTTGAGGTTCCTTGAACAAACCCCCCATTGGGCATGGCCCCATCACTGCAAAACCAGAAACCAGCCCCCCATTTTCCCGCCCTGTTCTGGGTTCTCCCCTATCCATCCGACCGCCTTATTCTCTGTATCAGAATATCACTCACTCACCCATCCctgtttatatatatctttcttCACTAAACCCAATTGCAATTTGCAACACCCTCCATTGATAATGTCAAATGAGTCTGTTTACGTGTTGGAGGCAGCCAGGAGAAACGGCTTCTCCAACCGAGAAAACTTTCAGAATTTCTTCGAGTGCTGGCTAACAGAACAAAACCAGCGCCTCCAAGATCTCGTCTCCGCTTCGGAATCCTACAAGCTTCAGAATCAGAACCAATCCGAAAGAGAAACGGCGCTCCACGAGCTTATCAATCGAGTGATCCATCACTACGAGCACTATTACAACGCCAAATCGCACTGGGTGAAGGAGGACGTTCTGTCTATGCTATCACCTTCATGGAGAACCACTCTCGAGGACGCCTTCCTCTGGATCGGCGGTTGGCGTCCAAGCATGGCGTTTCATCTCCTCTATTCCAAATCAGGAATCCAACTCGAGGCCGCGCTGGCCGAGTTCCTTCGCGGACTACCAACGGCCGATCTGGGAGAGCTTTCGCCGAATCAACTTGTGCGAGTTGATGAATTGCATTTGAGGACTGTTGGAGAGGAAAGGGAGATAACGGAGAAGCTGGCGAGGCAACATGAGACTGTAGCGGATCCGTCCATGGTGGAGCTGTCGCATGCTGTTAGCGAGATGATGCGTGATGATGAAAGTGGGAGCTCGTCGGGAATTGTAAACCAGGAAAGAGTGGATACGGTGATCGGAGAGAAGGAGAGGAGATTGGAGGGTATTCTGCAGATAGCGGATGAGTTGAGGATGAGGACTTTGAAAGGAGTGATTGAGATACTGAGTCCGATTGAGGCTGTTCATTTCTTGATTGCGGCGGCGGAGCTTCATCTCAGGATACATGATTGGGGGAAGAGGAGGGAGGCtagagataataataataatcaggAAGAGGAGGAAGTGCAGCCGAATGGAGTTGAAGAGGAGGTGCAGCCTAATGGAGTTGAAGAGGAGGTGCAGCCTAATGGTGTTGAAGAGGAGGTGCAGCCTAATGGAGTTGAAGAGGAGGTGCAGCCTAATGGTGTTGAAGTAGGCTCATGAATAATAACTAAGTTGATGATGAATCTTTTCAACTTTTCTTATGCTTGCTTTTGCTTTTGTTCTTGGTTTGTTCTATGTTTTCtattaaagtttttttctttcttgtttGTACTCATGTTTTTCTACCTTTCCAAAGTAATAAATTGGTTTTCactaatattttcataatattttattaaatttaacattataatattttttttaaaatagaaaaggatAATTATGAAATAGTATAATTTGACGACATAGACATTATTGTTAGTACAATCAAAGGATCACCGACAATTTTTTAGTATTATAGGTTTAACATCAATGAAGATAAAAGTCAAATATAATGGTGAAAAATGAACTGAAAGAAAGtatcttcaacatcatgagaaTAAAAGAAGGTTTCCTGAGAGTGAAATATCTCAGAGTTCCCTAGTCATCTAACAACTTCAATGTTCACATTTGAGACCACTGATTGAAAAGGTTAAAAACTTCGTCTTGGGATGGGCAACTAAGAATCTGTCTTATGCAAAAAGAATAGAGCTCGTGAAAGAGTTATAATGAGAATAATTGGCTATTAGGCGCAACAAATAGTCATCCCAAAAAAAGTTATGTTTGAAATAGACAGAATCTTGAGAGACTATATATGGGGTACATAAAGCAAATGGGAGAATGTTTGTACTCCCAAAGAAGAAGGAGGTATGTGAATAAAGAATTGCGTTGAATGTAACATATCACTCACTATACGTCGTATATGGGTACTTTAGTAGAAAGCTGGTTCTTTATGAATAAAACGATTtcatacgagatttatgaaagaagaatCAAGCATCTAGACATGTGCAATCAAGGATCAAATGACATGGTCACTGAAGAAAATAATAAGATCAATGAAGGATGCTTATAAAATGATGTAGTGCACCATAGAAAATGGAAGGAGattactattctggcatgatcatTGACTAGAAAATAATCCTATAATACTCAAAGATGAATTTCAAGTATGTAGAATCAGAAGAAATTGTCTAAGATTCTCAGTTAGAGAGGCTTATGAAGGAAATGTGAATCAATTCTGAGGCAAATTCCAGAATGAGACAcaattatgaatttgattagTAATGTGTAGTTCAATGAAAGAAGTGACAATCTATCATGGAAATCGAAAGAAATTGAAAGTTTGTTGTTGGTTTGGCATGGGAAAGCATTAGAACAAAGGAACATGTGGTTGACTGACATAAAGTGGTATGGTCTACAAAGATAATCCCTTGACACCAATTCATCATTTGATTGATTTACTGGAATGGACTGACG includes the following:
- the LOC124917770 gene encoding protein DOG1-like 3 — encoded protein: MSNESVYVLEAARRNGFSNRENFQNFFECWLTEQNQRLQDLVSASESYKLQNQNQSERETALHELINRVIHHYEHYYNAKSHWVKEDVLSMLSPSWRTTLEDAFLWIGGWRPSMAFHLLYSKSGIQLEAALAEFLRGLPTADLGELSPNQLVRVDELHLRTVGEEREITEKLARQHETVADPSMVELSHAVSEMMRDDESGSSSGIVNQERVDTVIGEKERRLEGILQIADELRMRTLKGVIEILSPIEAVHFLIAAAELHLRIHDWGKRREARDNNNNQEEEEVQPNGVEEEVQPNGVEEEVQPNGVEEEVQPNGVEEEVQPNGVEVGS